The following proteins are encoded in a genomic region of Roseinatronobacter sp. S2:
- a CDS encoding MFS transporter yields the protein MVATTDTPAATTTWIVLVGISLCHMINDVMQSLLAALYPLLAQEFSLSFWQIGLMTFAFQVTASLMQPLVGLVTDRKPMPQSLPVGMGSTLIGLVLLASAQSYGGLLAGAMLIGVGSAVFHPEASRVARLASGGRFGTAQSLFQVGGNFGSALGPLLAAFIVLPMGRPSVAWFAVLALVGMVLLNRVGAWYGAINRANAARGRPSRELGLPRGRVVWAVVILAILTFSKNAYTASISSYYTFFLIDRFDMGIGAAQQMLFLFLAAAAAGVMLGGLIGDRFGPLVVIWVSILGVLPFTLLLPHVGPVATGVLSVIIGVVIASAFPAIVVYAQELLPGRVGLVAGIFFGLAFGFGGIAAALLGVVADYRGIAWVYQACAWLPALGVITVFLPRRPMMRA from the coding sequence ATGGTCGCCACGACAGATACCCCCGCCGCCACGACAACATGGATCGTCCTGGTCGGCATCAGCCTGTGCCATATGATCAACGATGTGATGCAATCGCTGCTTGCCGCGCTTTACCCGCTGCTGGCGCAGGAATTTTCGCTTAGTTTCTGGCAGATCGGTCTGATGACCTTCGCGTTTCAGGTGACAGCGTCGCTGATGCAACCGCTGGTCGGGCTGGTGACAGACCGCAAGCCCATGCCGCAATCACTGCCGGTGGGGATGGGGTCAACGCTGATCGGGCTGGTGCTGCTGGCCAGCGCCCAAAGCTATGGCGGGCTGCTTGCGGGGGCCATGCTGATTGGGGTGGGGTCCGCCGTGTTCCACCCCGAAGCAAGCCGCGTGGCACGGCTGGCATCGGGCGGGCGCTTTGGCACGGCGCAGTCGTTGTTTCAGGTGGGCGGGAATTTCGGATCTGCGTTGGGTCCGTTGCTGGCGGCGTTTATCGTGTTGCCAATGGGGCGGCCAAGCGTGGCATGGTTTGCGGTGCTTGCCCTTGTGGGGATGGTTTTGCTGAACCGTGTGGGGGCATGGTATGGGGCCATCAACCGCGCAAATGCGGCGCGCGGGCGCCCCAGCCGCGAGCTTGGCCTGCCACGCGGGCGGGTTGTCTGGGCGGTTGTCATTCTGGCCATTCTGACCTTCAGCAAGAATGCCTATACCGCCAGCATCAGCAGTTATTACACGTTTTTCCTGATTGACCGTTTTGATATGGGGATCGGGGCTGCGCAACAAATGCTGTTCCTGTTTCTGGCCGCCGCAGCCGCAGGCGTTATGCTGGGCGGGTTGATCGGGGACCGGTTTGGCCCGCTGGTCGTGATCTGGGTGTCCATTCTGGGGGTTCTGCCCTTCACGCTGTTGCTGCCGCATGTTGGTCCTGTGGCCACTGGTGTCTTGTCGGTGATCATTGGCGTGGTCATCGCATCAGCCTTTCCGGCCATTGTGGTTTATGCGCAGGAATTGCTGCCGGGGCGCGTGGGGCTTGTGGCGGGAATATTTTTCGGGCTGGCCTTCGGCTTTGGCGGGATTGCGGCTGCCCTGCTGGGTGTGGTGGCGGATTATCGCGGCATTGCGTGGGTTTATCAGGCCTGTGCTTGGCTGCCTGCCTTGGGGGTTATCACGGTGTTTTTGCCGCGCCGACCCATGATGCGGGCCTAG
- a CDS encoding efflux RND transporter permease subunit gives MIGLVSWAASHARMVMALALMTLFAGTVTYFNLPKEGEPDIEVPAVIITVPFPGISAVDGETMLVRPMETELSDLDGLKTLSAFSADGFAAAVLEFEFGWDKTATLADVRDAMGRAEGKFPSGAQNYSISEINFSEFPMIIVAVSGDVSERALLRATRDLQRRIEGLDSVLEAEIAGSRDEMVEVLIDPLRLEAYNVTAGELINVVTQNNQLVAAGEVETSAGAFGVTVPASFEGPEDIYRLPVKVNGDSVVRLGDLAEIRMTFADRTGTARFNGETNLAIQVVKRKGFNAIDTADQVRGAIAAERASWPEELQAAIRITPALDTSVEVGEMVSQLEGSVLTAIALVMIVVLAALGARSAMLVGFAIPASFLLCFILLGLMGVAVSNIVMFGLILAVGVLVDGAVVVTEYADKRLQEGDGPMQAYVKAAQRMFWPITASTATTLCAFLPMLFWPGVAGEFMGMLPVTLIFVLTASLIVALIFLPVLGGLSGRAARILDHATQALRRLPWIMRLPFAIVAGAAMWLGAMLLLNPAYLQGGTQAAQSAVQLLPGAVLMMLAAMGISVSFAAIKPLGKPRRIDAQRKYSPAGHVMRFFVGNPIMPVVLIVLVGAFVVATFQYYGENNRGVEFFVETEPERGIIYVRARGNFSITEKDALVRQVENITIAEDGIDAVFAFAGDGGLNTNTAGAGPPRDAIGQIQFEMTHWQTRVGDASMRGARILERLEQKFDQLPGIQTEFLVQSGGPSGQKPVHLRLKGQDFDVLEGAVETALARFRDTSGLFDLEDSRPIPGIDWEIDVDTAMAGRFGADVATIGGMVQLVTRGLLLDTMRVDSSDEEIDIRVRLPDSDRLLSTLETLRVQTSFGMVPLSNFITTKPVARRGQIDRVDQQRYFDVKADVRSGLVRLVDASGQTMRVVPRSETVLRENEPGTDAYARAQATLAEIDQNRWRTVPITATERIEALTEWLTAESPLPDGVDWEWTGEQQDQEESTQFLMVAFSAALGLMFVILLTQFNSFYNSVLVLLAVVLSSAGVLIGMLVMDQTFSIIMTGTGIVALAGIVVNNNIVLIDTYQNYAAIMPRIEAIIRTVEARIRPVLMTTTTTMAGLTPMMLGISIDFANGGYAIDNPTSLWWKQLGTAVVFGLGVATILTLMLTPAMLALRVWIEKGAYRGALGLRWLLSARDSPARRDSALERKLKQISGTEIVWDVPPAPLEEQLPLQLENPLPPHTSLRAAE, from the coding sequence ATGATCGGACTGGTTTCATGGGCTGCCAGCCATGCACGCATGGTCATGGCGCTTGCGCTGATGACCCTGTTTGCGGGCACAGTGACCTATTTCAACCTTCCGAAAGAAGGCGAGCCGGATATCGAGGTTCCGGCGGTCATTATCACCGTGCCCTTTCCGGGAATTTCGGCTGTCGATGGCGAAACCATGCTGGTGCGCCCCATGGAAACCGAATTGTCCGATCTGGACGGGTTGAAAACCCTAAGCGCGTTTTCCGCAGACGGATTTGCGGCGGCCGTTCTGGAATTTGAATTCGGCTGGGACAAAACCGCCACACTTGCGGATGTCCGCGATGCGATGGGCCGCGCGGAAGGCAAGTTTCCCAGCGGTGCGCAGAATTATTCGATTAGCGAAATCAATTTTTCCGAATTTCCGATGATCATTGTCGCCGTGTCGGGCGATGTGTCCGAACGTGCGCTTTTGCGGGCCACGCGCGATTTGCAGCGCCGGATCGAAGGGCTGGATTCCGTGCTGGAGGCAGAAATTGCCGGTTCGCGCGACGAAATGGTCGAGGTGCTGATCGACCCGCTCAGGCTGGAAGCGTATAACGTGACCGCTGGCGAACTGATTAATGTTGTCACGCAAAACAACCAGCTTGTTGCCGCGGGCGAAGTTGAAACATCAGCGGGCGCATTCGGGGTGACCGTCCCTGCCAGTTTTGAAGGGCCTGAAGATATCTACCGCCTGCCGGTCAAGGTGAACGGGGATTCGGTGGTCCGGCTGGGCGATCTGGCTGAAATACGCATGACATTTGCGGACCGGACCGGAACCGCGCGCTTCAATGGTGAAACCAACCTTGCCATTCAGGTGGTCAAGCGCAAGGGGTTCAACGCCATCGACACCGCCGATCAGGTGCGCGGGGCGATTGCCGCCGAACGCGCCAGCTGGCCGGAAGAATTGCAGGCCGCCATTCGCATAACGCCCGCGCTGGACACATCTGTTGAAGTGGGTGAAATGGTCAGCCAGCTGGAAGGGTCCGTGCTGACGGCGATTGCGCTTGTCATGATCGTCGTGCTGGCAGCCCTTGGCGCGCGGTCTGCCATGCTTGTGGGGTTTGCGATTCCCGCATCCTTCCTGTTGTGCTTCATCTTGCTGGGGCTGATGGGGGTTGCGGTTTCCAACATCGTGATGTTCGGGTTGATCCTTGCAGTGGGCGTGCTGGTTGATGGCGCGGTGGTGGTGACCGAATATGCCGACAAGCGCCTGCAAGAAGGCGATGGCCCGATGCAGGCCTATGTCAAGGCCGCGCAGCGTATGTTCTGGCCAATCACCGCGTCAACGGCGACCACGCTTTGCGCCTTCTTGCCGATGTTGTTCTGGCCCGGCGTGGCGGGGGAATTCATGGGTATGTTGCCTGTCACGCTGATTTTTGTGCTGACCGCATCTTTGATCGTGGCACTTATATTCCTGCCGGTTCTGGGCGGGCTTAGCGGGCGGGCCGCCCGCATTCTGGACCATGCGACACAGGCGCTGCGTCGTCTGCCATGGATTATGCGCCTGCCATTTGCCATCGTGGCCGGCGCGGCGATGTGGCTGGGGGCGATGCTGTTGTTGAACCCCGCATATCTGCAAGGGGGGACGCAAGCTGCGCAATCGGCAGTGCAGCTATTGCCCGGTGCGGTGCTGATGATGCTGGCTGCAATGGGCATTTCCGTCAGCTTCGCGGCCATCAAGCCACTGGGCAAGCCCCGTCGCATTGATGCGCAACGCAAATATTCGCCAGCGGGCCATGTCATGCGGTTTTTCGTGGGCAACCCGATCATGCCGGTCGTCCTGATCGTGCTGGTTGGGGCGTTCGTTGTGGCAACATTCCAGTATTATGGCGAGAATAACCGTGGTGTGGAATTCTTCGTCGAAACCGAGCCGGAGCGCGGCATTATCTATGTGCGCGCACGGGGGAATTTTTCGATCACCGAAAAAGACGCGCTGGTGCGTCAGGTCGAAAATATTACCATTGCCGAAGACGGTATTGATGCGGTGTTCGCGTTTGCGGGTGACGGGGGGTTGAACACCAACACTGCTGGCGCAGGGCCGCCACGCGATGCGATAGGCCAGATCCAGTTCGAAATGACCCATTGGCAGACCCGCGTTGGCGATGCCAGCATGCGCGGTGCGCGGATACTTGAACGGCTGGAGCAGAAATTCGACCAACTGCCCGGCATACAGACAGAATTTCTGGTGCAAAGCGGTGGCCCGTCCGGGCAAAAACCCGTGCATCTGCGGCTGAAGGGGCAGGATTTCGACGTGCTGGAAGGCGCGGTTGAAACTGCGCTGGCGCGTTTTCGCGACACGTCCGGCCTGTTCGATCTGGAAGACAGCCGCCCCATTCCCGGCATAGACTGGGAAATTGATGTCGACACCGCCATGGCGGGGCGCTTCGGGGCGGATGTCGCCACAATCGGTGGCATGGTGCAACTGGTAACCCGCGGGCTGTTGCTGGATACAATGCGCGTGGACAGCTCGGACGAGGAAATCGACATCCGCGTGCGTTTGCCGGACAGTGATCGTTTGCTGTCCACGCTGGAAACCCTGCGCGTGCAGACAAGTTTCGGCATGGTGCCCCTGTCGAATTTCATCACCACAAAGCCTGTCGCGCGGCGCGGGCAGATCGACCGCGTGGACCAGCAGCGCTATTTCGATGTGAAGGCGGATGTGCGGTCCGGTTTGGTGCGGCTGGTCGATGCCTCTGGCCAGACCATGCGCGTGGTGCCGCGTTCTGAAACCGTCCTGCGCGAGAATGAGCCGGGCACGGATGCCTATGCCCGCGCACAAGCGACATTGGCCGAGATTGACCAGAACCGTTGGCGGACCGTGCCGATTACGGCGACCGAACGTATTGAAGCACTGACCGAATGGCTGACTGCCGAAAGCCCCTTGCCCGATGGTGTGGATTGGGAATGGACCGGCGAACAGCAGGATCAGGAAGAAAGCACGCAGTTTCTGATGGTGGCGTTCAGCGCGGCGCTGGGACTGATGTTTGTCATTTTGCTGACGCAGTTCAACAGTTTCTATAATTCGGTGCTGGTATTGCTGGCGGTGGTGTTGTCATCAGCCGGTGTGTTGATCGGTATGCTGGTGATGGACCAGACATTTTCGATCATCATGACAGGCACCGGAATTGTGGCGCTTGCGGGCATCGTGGTGAACAACAACATTGTTTTGATTGACACTTATCAGAATTACGCAGCCATCATGCCGCGGATCGAGGCGATTATCCGCACGGTAGAAGCCCGTATTCGTCCGGTTCTGATGACGACAACGACCACGATGGCTGGTCTGACCCCGATGATGCTGGGGATCAGTATTGATTTTGCCAATGGTGGTTATGCGATTGATAACCCGACATCGCTTTGGTGGAAACAACTGGGCACGGCGGTGGTGTTCGGGCTGGGTGTGGCCACGATTCTGACATTGATGCTGACGCCCGCAATGCTGGCGCTGCGTGTCTGGATTGAAAAAGGGGCCTATCGTGGGGCGCTTGGCTTGCGTTGGTTGTTGTCCGCGCGCGATTCGCCCGCGCGCAGGGACAGCGCGCTGGAGCGTAAACTGAAGCAAATCAGCGGGACAGAGATTGTCTGGGACGTGCCGCCCGCCCCGCTGGAGGAGCAGTTGCCCCTGCAACTGGAAAACCCGTTGCCCCCGCACACATCTTTGCGCGCGGCGGAATAG
- a CDS encoding amidohydrolase, which yields MSGIDAHCHIWALDRGDYGWIDRGNPALTAIAQDFGTPELTARLGQAAITRAIVVQAAPTEDETRWLLDQARNCDAVAGIVGWADLTQPDIGARLQALAANGALRGIRPMLQDIEQDDWLLTAPQDGWVPAMREHDLRFDALVLPQHLAMLLSFCNRHPDLPVVIDHAAKPALSAAPDDPRHNMWRSGMQHLARDTAAFCKISGLLTEMAPAQLPDARDILFPLMDDLLDWFGAERLMWGSDWPVLRLAGSYDGWHALFHDWLTRLPAADCAQISGQTAARFYGLEGAGREASPGNA from the coding sequence ATGTCGGGAATTGATGCACATTGCCACATCTGGGCACTGGATCGCGGGGACTACGGCTGGATTGATCGGGGTAACCCCGCCTTGACCGCGATTGCACAGGATTTCGGGACACCTGAATTGACCGCGCGGCTGGGGCAGGCCGCGATCACACGCGCCATTGTGGTGCAGGCCGCGCCCACGGAAGATGAAACCCGCTGGCTGCTGGATCAGGCGCGGAATTGCGACGCGGTGGCGGGCATTGTCGGCTGGGCGGACCTGACACAGCCGGATATTGGCGCAAGGTTGCAGGCCTTGGCGGCGAATGGTGCCCTGCGCGGCATTCGCCCGATGTTGCAGGATATTGAACAGGATGATTGGTTGCTGACAGCCCCGCAGGACGGGTGGGTGCCCGCCATGCGGGAGCATGATTTGCGGTTTGATGCGCTTGTGTTGCCGCAGCATCTGGCCATGCTGCTGAGTTTTTGTAACCGCCATCCTGATCTTCCGGTGGTCATTGACCATGCGGCCAAACCCGCCTTGTCCGCCGCACCGGATGATCCGCGCCATAATATGTGGCGCAGCGGAATGCAGCATTTGGCAAGGGACACTGCCGCGTTTTGCAAAATATCCGGCCTGCTGACCGAAATGGCCCCCGCCCAACTGCCAGATGCGCGCGATATACTATTCCCCCTGATGGATGACCTGCTGGACTGGTTTGGCGCGGAGCGTCTGATGTGGGGGTCGGACTGGCCTGTGCTGCGGCTTGCGGGCAGCTATGACGGGTGGCACGCATTGTTTCACGACTGGCTAACGCGTCTGCCTGCGGCGGATTGCGCGCAGATCAGCGGCCAGACTGCTGCGCGGTTTTACGGCCTTGAGGGGGCCGGGCGCGAAGCTTCGCCGGGGAATGCTTGA
- a CDS encoding efflux RND transporter periplasmic adaptor subunit: protein MRFFPLFTALLVMAVVYLMVMEREALLGYAGVVTEEPAPEDAPPPGARVRVVVQTSHAREIENPVVLRGRTEAARQVDVKAETSGLVTSEPLRRGAQVAAGAPLCEVAPGVRKAALDEARAGLTEAEINFRAASGLSESGFGSETRLANARAALQSAQAGVDRAVEEMARLVMYAPFDGILESDTAELGSLLQPGALCATLIQLDTIRLVGFATETQIDRLVPGATAQAQLASGRQVTGEVSFLSRAADPQTRTFRVDVTVPNDDLSIRDGQSADIVVMSRAEQGHLLPGSALALNDQGELGLRVVDDDGLVGFAQANVLRDTDSGVWLTGLPDTITAIIVGQEFTREGAYVDTVAHDAQGVQP from the coding sequence ATGCGCTTCTTTCCACTTTTCACCGCGCTGTTGGTGATGGCCGTGGTCTATTTGATGGTGATGGAGCGCGAGGCCCTTTTGGGATACGCGGGCGTCGTAACTGAAGAGCCAGCACCAGAAGACGCCCCGCCGCCGGGTGCGCGCGTTCGTGTGGTGGTCCAGACGTCCCATGCGCGTGAAATCGAAAATCCCGTTGTGCTGCGCGGGCGCACCGAAGCGGCGCGTCAGGTTGATGTGAAGGCCGAAACATCTGGTCTGGTAACATCTGAACCCTTGCGGCGTGGCGCGCAGGTTGCCGCAGGTGCGCCGCTGTGCGAAGTCGCACCGGGGGTGCGCAAAGCCGCGCTGGACGAAGCCCGCGCTGGCCTGACGGAAGCTGAAATAAACTTCCGTGCTGCATCGGGCCTGTCCGAAAGCGGGTTCGGGTCTGAAACGCGGCTGGCGAATGCGCGGGCCGCGTTGCAATCCGCGCAGGCTGGCGTGGATCGCGCGGTCGAGGAAATGGCGCGGCTGGTCATGTATGCGCCCTTCGATGGTATACTGGAAAGCGACACGGCCGAATTGGGCAGCCTGCTGCAACCGGGCGCGCTATGTGCCACGCTGATTCAGCTGGACACGATTCGGCTTGTGGGGTTTGCAACCGAAACCCAGATTGACCGGCTGGTTCCGGGCGCAACGGCACAGGCGCAGCTGGCATCCGGCCGGCAGGTCACGGGCGAGGTCAGCTTCCTGTCGCGCGCGGCAGACCCGCAGACGCGCACCTTCCGTGTCGACGTGACTGTGCCCAACGATGATCTGTCCATTCGGGATGGTCAAAGCGCGGATATTGTTGTCATGTCCCGCGCAGAGCAGGGCCATCTGCTGCCAGGGTCCGCGCTGGCGTTGAATGATCAGGGTGAACTGGGCCTGCGCGTTGTGGATGATGATGGATTGGTAGGCTTCGCGCAGGCGAACGTATTGCGCGACACTGATTCCGGTGTCTGGTTGACGGGGCTGCCCGATACGATCACTGCAATCATCGTCGGGCAGGAATTTACCCGCGAAGGGGCCTATGTCGACACCGTGGCGCATGACGCGCAAGGGGTGCAGCCATGA
- a CDS encoding D-lyxose/D-mannose family sugar isomerase — MKRSAINDILQAADAFIAGFQFALPPFAHLSPDALRGSDHAHIRDRRLGWDITDYGGGDFATMGLALFTLRNGTLAELQQGRGMVYAEKLLISRVDQLSPMHTHAVKSEDIINRGGGILVVELFASSPDGHRDPSLPVTVTCDGIARTLPAGGKLKLAPGESVTLRPGDWHAFWAEGADCLIGEVSTVNDDETDNIFDPPLPRFTKVDEDAPPWRLLVSDYPLHLA, encoded by the coding sequence ATGAAACGATCTGCGATCAATGATATACTGCAAGCCGCCGACGCGTTCATCGCAGGGTTTCAGTTTGCCCTGCCCCCCTTCGCCCATCTGTCCCCCGATGCCCTGCGCGGTAGTGATCATGCCCATATCAGGGACCGGCGGCTGGGCTGGGACATTACCGATTACGGCGGCGGCGATTTTGCGACTATGGGGCTGGCGCTATTCACCTTGCGCAATGGCACCCTGGCGGAACTGCAACAGGGGCGCGGCATGGTCTATGCAGAAAAACTGCTGATCTCTCGTGTGGATCAGCTTAGCCCGATGCACACCCATGCTGTGAAATCCGAAGACATCATAAACCGGGGCGGCGGCATTCTGGTGGTGGAGCTTTTCGCCTCATCCCCTGATGGGCACCGCGATCCGTCCTTGCCGGTCACCGTGACCTGTGACGGCATTGCGCGCACGCTGCCCGCAGGTGGCAAGCTGAAACTCGCCCCCGGCGAAAGCGTCACACTTAGGCCCGGTGACTGGCACGCCTTCTGGGCCGAAGGTGCGGATTGCCTGATTGGCGAGGTCAGCACCGTCAATGATGACGAAACCGACAATATCTTCGACCCGCCCTTGCCGCGTTTCACGAAGGTTGACGAAGATGCGCCGCCATGGCGGCTGCTGGTCAGCGACTATCCCCTTCATCTTGCCTGA
- the ppk2 gene encoding polyphosphate kinase 2: protein MSAIPMPLDGLVTAFLNDTAPEVLRQTVLDARKRDTLAGNFPYPRWMKKSDYEDDLKPLQFELVKLQHWIAETGQRVVVIFEGRDTAGKSGAINRITEVTNHRTVRVEALPRPTDRQLREWYFQRYVECLPAGGEMVLFDRSWYNRAVIEHVFGFCTPAQRERFFDQVPEFERMLVGDGVHLIKIWLNVGRAEQLRRLLARESDPMKHWKLSRIDIDGLGKWNSYTHAIAETFQRSHTDFAPWTVIRSEDKFRARLAVLRHILGQLPYDFKDTATLLSPDPKICTPPEGWEMELWQDDR, encoded by the coding sequence ATGAGTGCAATCCCGATGCCCCTAGACGGGTTGGTTACCGCGTTCTTGAACGACACTGCGCCCGAAGTTTTGCGCCAAACGGTTCTTGACGCGCGCAAGCGTGACACATTGGCAGGCAATTTCCCCTACCCGCGCTGGATGAAAAAGTCGGATTACGAAGATGATCTGAAGCCGCTGCAATTCGAACTGGTCAAGCTACAGCACTGGATTGCGGAAACCGGCCAGCGTGTGGTCGTCATTTTTGAAGGGCGCGACACTGCTGGAAAATCAGGGGCCATCAACCGGATTACCGAAGTCACGAATCACCGCACCGTTCGGGTCGAGGCCCTGCCACGCCCCACAGACCGCCAGTTGCGCGAATGGTATTTCCAGCGCTATGTCGAATGCCTGCCGGCGGGGGGCGAAATGGTGCTGTTCGACCGCAGCTGGTATAACCGTGCCGTGATCGAGCATGTGTTCGGGTTTTGCACGCCTGCGCAGCGCGAACGCTTTTTCGATCAGGTGCCGGAATTTGAACGCATGCTGGTGGGGGATGGTGTCCATCTGATCAAGATCTGGCTGAATGTGGGCCGTGCCGAGCAGTTGCGCCGCCTGCTTGCGCGAGAGTCCGATCCGATGAAACACTGGAAGCTGTCGCGCATCGACATTGACGGGCTGGGGAAATGGAACAGCTACACCCATGCCATTGCGGAAACGTTTCAGCGCAGCCATACGGATTTTGCCCCTTGGACGGTTATCCGGTCCGAAGACAAGTTTCGCGCAAGGCTGGCCGTTCTGCGCCATATTCTTGGGCAATTGCCGTATGATTTCAAGGATACGGCCACGCTGTTGTCGCCTGACCCAAAAATATGCACGCCGCCGGAAGGGTGGGAGATGGAGTTGTGGCAGGATGACCGCTGA
- a CDS encoding IclR family transcriptional regulator produces the protein METGKKTAGPASASDSRYRAPALDKGLDILELLATEPSGLTRSEIVRAMNRSPSEIYRMIERLVARGYICRSAEGDRYALTMKLFLLGSAHPPMRRLVSQAQPLMDDFSRQTFQSVHLVMQEGACAAVVAQASHQATWEFRLRVGAQLDILTTGSGQTLLAFQDHAARGRILQAVQAIHGDVDDVQQDVLDKLRATGYRTGPSRQLVGVTDISVPVFGTDGNAIAVLTCPYIQRIGTGRLPDIGVSGALELLRDVAAQIALN, from the coding sequence ATGGAAACAGGCAAGAAAACTGCTGGCCCTGCAAGTGCAAGCGACTCGCGCTACCGCGCACCAGCGCTGGATAAGGGGCTGGATATACTGGAACTTCTGGCCACAGAACCAAGCGGGCTGACGCGCAGCGAAATCGTCCGCGCCATGAACCGCAGCCCCAGCGAGATCTACCGCATGATCGAACGGCTGGTCGCGCGCGGCTATATCTGCCGGTCGGCGGAAGGTGACAGATACGCGCTGACGATGAAACTGTTCCTGCTGGGGTCCGCGCACCCGCCAATGCGCAGGCTGGTGTCACAGGCCCAACCCCTTATGGATGATTTCTCACGGCAGACATTCCAGTCGGTGCATCTGGTTATGCAAGAAGGTGCTTGTGCCGCAGTGGTTGCGCAAGCCAGTCATCAGGCAACCTGGGAATTTCGCCTGCGCGTTGGTGCCCAGCTGGACATATTGACAACAGGGTCCGGCCAAACGCTTTTGGCATTTCAGGACCATGCCGCACGCGGGCGCATATTGCAGGCCGTTCAGGCCATTCACGGCGATGTTGACGACGTCCAGCAAGACGTATTGGACAAGCTGCGCGCCACAGGCTACCGGACAGGGCCAAGCAGGCAACTGGTGGGCGTGACAGATATTTCCGTGCCGGTTTTCGGGACAGATGGCAACGCAATCGCAGTGCTGACCTGCCCCTACATCCAGCGCATCGGCACAGGCCGTTTGCCGGATATTGGCGTATCCGGCGCGCTGGAATTGCTGCGAGATGTCGCAGCGCAGATTGCACTGAACTAA
- a CDS encoding SDR family oxidoreductase — protein MRLKGKTVLVTAAGQGIGRAAALGLAAEGANVIATDINGALLDYAGPSGAGSVDVHELDVCDPQAIAALQGRLPDLDGLFNCAGIVHQGSILDLSDKDWSLSLDVNVTSMVRMCRAFLPGMLRRAETTGTAAILNMASMASSVKGFPNRAAYGATKAAVIGLTKAIAADFVQKGVRCNALCPGTIETPSLRGRIAQAADPAQAARDFIARQPMGRLGTVDDLVPMIIYLLSDESRFMTGQPVLVDGGVTI, from the coding sequence ATGCGACTGAAAGGAAAGACTGTCCTTGTGACAGCAGCCGGGCAGGGCATTGGCCGTGCCGCAGCCTTGGGCCTTGCGGCCGAGGGGGCAAATGTCATTGCCACCGACATCAATGGCGCATTGCTGGATTATGCGGGGCCGTCCGGCGCAGGCAGTGTTGACGTGCATGAACTGGACGTTTGCGACCCGCAGGCGATTGCGGCCTTGCAGGGCCGGTTGCCCGATCTGGATGGCCTGTTCAACTGCGCGGGGATTGTGCATCAGGGCAGCATTCTGGACCTGTCCGACAAGGATTGGTCCCTTAGTCTTGATGTCAATGTCACGTCCATGGTGCGCATGTGTCGTGCCTTTTTGCCCGGAATGCTGCGTCGCGCGGAAACTACCGGAACAGCGGCCATTTTGAACATGGCGTCCATGGCATCGTCGGTAAAAGGGTTTCCAAATCGTGCGGCTTATGGCGCGACCAAGGCTGCGGTGATTGGCCTGACCAAGGCGATTGCGGCTGATTTCGTGCAAAAGGGCGTTCGCTGCAATGCCCTGTGCCCCGGAACGATTGAAACACCGTCCCTGCGTGGGCGCATCGCGCAAGCCGCCGACCCCGCGCAAGCGGCACGCGATTTCATCGCGCGCCAGCCCATGGGGCGGCTGGGGACGGTGGATGATCTGGTGCCTATGATCATCTATCTGCTGTCCGATGAAAGCCGCTTCATGACTGGCCAGCCGGTTCTGGTTGATGGCGGGGTGACGATCTAG